CCGAGCCGCAATTCGGCCTGCGACTGCCGGTCAAACACCCGCGCGCCGGACACGGCACCAGTGCCAAGGCCACAATGCGCCGCGCCGAGCCGGGTTTGCAGATGTACAGGCAGGTCAATCCAGACGCCGATAAATTCATCCAGCGTGACAGGAACGCCAACCACGGTTTCAAGAAAACTGGTCAGCCGCTCGGGGTTTTTCACGGTATGGGCAAGCGAGGTGGCGTGGTGCAGCTTTGCGCCATCAAGCCCTTCGTTTTGCCCCCATGTACCGGGCAGACCGATACCCGCCATCGCCCGCATCAACGCCATGATGCGCCCGCCATCACCGTGGGCGATATGCACATCGGGCCGCGCTTCGGCCCATGCGCGCCAATATAGCGCAATCATCCGGTGCTGCAGCATGTTGAGGAAATCAATGAAAGACGTGTCGGAAGTGGCCCCGGCGCTGTCACCTGCAAACCATCGGTTCGACAGGCGCTGCATGATCCAACGGGTCATGTGCAGCGGCATCGGGCCTTCCGGGCCAATCAGGCCAATGACATTTTCCCCAACAAAAGGCGGCGCGCCAGCCTCAGCCGCCTGACGAAACTCCACCACATCGGAGGCCGCAAAGTTCAGCCGTGCGATTTGCCCCAAGCGTGCCGGTTCCTTGCCCGGCCCGCCAGCCCGACCAAACCGCGCACCGGTGGTTTCCAGCTGCCGCAACAGCTCGAAGAAATCCGTGGAAAGGATGGCTTCGTCGCTCAGATCAGAGCGCGCGTGCCGTGGGTCATCGGCCATGCTACCTCCTTCTGGCTTTGGGTCAGGCGGGTTTTCGTTTGCACAAAAGAATTGATACCGGCATGGCGGGCGAAAAGCTGTGTCAGCAGGGCGGAGAGCAGAAGCTCACTGCCGCCGGACAGAAGCTGCTCGTCGATCTCAAGCGTAAGCTCGGTGCCATGCCCGAAACAAAGCGGGCCGGGAATGCCAAGACGTTCGACAACAGCGCGCGATTTAA
This is a stretch of genomic DNA from Aquicoccus sp. G2-2. It encodes these proteins:
- the tssG gene encoding type VI secretion system baseplate subunit TssG yields the protein MADDPRHARSDLSDEAILSTDFFELLRQLETTGARFGRAGGPGKEPARLGQIARLNFAASDVVEFRQAAEAGAPPFVGENVIGLIGPEGPMPLHMTRWIMQRLSNRWFAGDSAGATSDTSFIDFLNMLQHRMIALYWRAWAEARPDVHIAHGDGGRIMALMRAMAGIGLPGTWGQNEGLDGAKLHHATSLAHTVKNPERLTSFLETVVGVPVTLDEFIGVWIDLPVHLQTRLGAAHCGLGTGAVSGARVFDRQSQAELRLGPLSYSEFETFLDDPAAWARLRHSVIFASGKELRFRLRLVLAAGEVPQAQLGTARLGKTAWLAPDPTQGADDFCVADLVRDDGPAERSAA